One genomic segment of Blattabacterium sp. (Blaberus giganteus) includes these proteins:
- a CDS encoding pitrilysin family protein, whose product MNRIYLFFLMLLIMVFNFLSSKDFNHSSPTRTIDLYKIKFFEEKLSNGLHVILHQDKTYPLVSVSVLYHVGSKNETPGRSGFAHFFEHLMFEGSKNVKKGEYFKYIASNGGKNNAYTNHDETCYYETLPSDRLPLALWLESERMFHAKVDKESINIQREIVKEEKKMRVENQPYVKAITEIVPSLLFKKHPYKYPIIGFDKDLDASTETDYKEFYKTYYVPNNAVLVVSGDFDINEARMLIKKYFSSIPKGIMNFKMKKIEEEPMKKEIFFTYVDKNTKVPGVFLSYRAPKITSKDSYVLKIIDHVLSSGESSRIIKNIVNTKQIASYAGSFFDTMEDYGIFIIYGLINPGISLEKLTKIIDEEIDVLKEKGITPYELEKQRNYFEKKFISDNYSMSGITANLSHYYLYYHDANLINTDIKKYQKITIEDIKRVANKYLNKNNRVRLYNVPDNNNTNNK is encoded by the coding sequence ATGAATAGGATTTATTTATTTTTCTTAATGTTATTAATTATGGTATTTAACTTTTTGAGTTCCAAAGATTTTAATCATTCTAGTCCTACTAGAACTATAGATTTATATAAAATTAAATTTTTCGAAGAAAAATTATCGAATGGATTACATGTTATCTTGCATCAAGACAAAACATACCCTTTAGTTTCTGTTTCTGTTTTGTATCATGTAGGAAGTAAAAACGAAACTCCTGGAAGATCGGGTTTTGCTCATTTTTTCGAACATCTTATGTTCGAAGGCTCCAAAAACGTTAAAAAAGGAGAATATTTTAAGTATATAGCTTCTAATGGAGGAAAGAATAATGCTTATACAAATCATGATGAAACTTGTTATTATGAAACATTACCATCTGATCGTCTTCCATTAGCTTTGTGGTTGGAATCGGAAAGAATGTTTCATGCTAAAGTAGACAAAGAAAGTATTAATATACAAAGAGAAATAGTAAAAGAAGAAAAAAAAATGCGTGTAGAAAATCAACCTTATGTAAAAGCAATAACGGAAATTGTTCCTTCTTTATTATTTAAAAAACATCCATATAAATATCCAATTATTGGATTTGATAAAGATTTAGATGCATCAACAGAAACGGATTATAAAGAATTTTATAAAACTTACTATGTTCCAAATAATGCAGTTTTAGTTGTATCAGGCGATTTTGATATAAATGAAGCGAGAATGTTGATTAAAAAATATTTTTCATCTATCCCTAAAGGGATAATGAATTTTAAAATGAAAAAAATAGAAGAAGAGCCGATGAAAAAAGAAATATTTTTTACTTACGTAGATAAAAATACTAAAGTACCTGGAGTTTTTTTATCATATAGAGCTCCAAAAATAACAAGTAAAGATTCTTATGTGTTAAAAATTATTGATCACGTATTGTCTTCTGGAGAAAGTTCTCGTATAATAAAAAATATAGTAAATACAAAACAAATAGCTTCTTATGCTGGTTCATTTTTTGATACAATGGAAGATTATGGGATTTTTATTATATATGGATTAATAAATCCTGGAATTTCATTGGAAAAATTAACAAAAATAATAGATGAGGAAATAGATGTTTTAAAAGAAAAAGGAATAACACCATATGAATTGGAAAAACAAAGAAATTATTTTGAAAAAAAATTTATTTCCGATAATTATTCTATGAGTGGGATCACTGCTAATTTATCTCATTATTATTTATATTATCATGATGCAAATTTAATAAATACTGATATAAAAAAATATCAAAAAATAACTATAGAAGATATAAAAAGAGTTGCTAACAAATATTTAAATAAAAATAACAGAGTTCGTTTGTATAATGTACCAGATAACAATAACACAAATAATAAATAA
- a CDS encoding c-type cytochrome yields the protein MRIISFFIFTFSFFLITTGGGKIKVNANNEEIIKIKGDVENGIELFKKNCTACHSIELEKKMIGPALHGVTKKRSRKWLHQWIKNNKSLRDSGDQEAISIYKEYGNIEMNSFPQLSDNQIDDILSFIKNPDSIKKKENHEYEINKNEEKEENKFLIKFIVFCFIILSLILFWILYRIQILIRLINENEEEKILVKENFIINFLYKKILGNDKKKWYLFSCFTGIFLLLGTYETWNFLMKIDVNKGYKPEQPIYFSHKIHSEINKIDCQYCHSSAKYGKVSGIPSVNVCMNCHITIHEYNGDYLEKGKSRDEYNREIQKIYKAVGWNPETRKYSNKTYPIQWIRIHNMPDFVYFDHSQHIITGEQKIKKLKKVNLVCNACHGEVQKMDTVEMSNDFTMEWCLSCHRQVEIDSNNPYYKEYFPNNTNNKNKITVDMVGGTECAKCHY from the coding sequence ATGAGAATAATTTCGTTTTTTATTTTCACTTTTTCTTTTTTTTTAATAACAACAGGAGGAGGAAAAATAAAAGTCAATGCCAATAATGAAGAAATTATAAAAATAAAAGGAGATGTTGAAAATGGGATTGAACTTTTTAAAAAAAATTGCACGGCATGTCACTCTATAGAGTTAGAAAAAAAAATGATAGGCCCTGCTCTACATGGCGTTACTAAAAAAAGAAGTCGTAAATGGTTACATCAGTGGATAAAAAATAATAAATCTTTAAGAGATAGTGGAGATCAGGAAGCTATAAGCATTTATAAAGAATATGGAAATATAGAAATGAACTCTTTTCCTCAATTATCAGATAATCAGATAGATGATATATTATCTTTTATAAAAAATCCAGATTCAATAAAAAAAAAAGAAAATCATGAATATGAAATCAACAAAAATGAAGAAAAAGAAGAAAATAAATTTTTAATAAAATTCATTGTTTTTTGTTTTATCATTTTATCTTTAATCTTATTTTGGATTTTATACAGAATACAAATATTAATTAGATTAATTAATGAAAATGAAGAAGAAAAAATTCTTGTAAAAGAGAATTTTATCATAAATTTTTTATACAAAAAAATATTAGGGAATGATAAAAAAAAATGGTATTTATTTTCTTGTTTTACTGGTATTTTTTTGTTACTAGGAACATATGAAACTTGGAATTTTTTAATGAAAATAGATGTTAACAAGGGATATAAACCTGAACAACCTATTTATTTTTCTCACAAAATTCATTCTGAAATTAATAAAATTGATTGTCAATATTGTCATTCTTCGGCAAAATATGGAAAAGTTTCTGGTATACCATCAGTTAATGTTTGCATGAATTGTCATATTACTATTCATGAATATAATGGAGATTATTTAGAAAAAGGAAAAAGTAGAGATGAATATAATAGAGAAATACAAAAAATATATAAGGCTGTAGGATGGAATCCAGAAACAAGAAAATATTCTAATAAAACTTATCCTATTCAATGGATCCGAATTCACAATATGCCAGATTTTGTCTATTTTGATCATTCTCAACATATCATAACAGGAGAACAAAAAATAAAAAAATTAAAAAAAGTAAATTTAGTTTGTAATGCTTGTCATGGAGAAGTTCAAAAAATGGATACTGTAGAAATGTCTAATGATTTTACCATGGAATGGTGTCTATCTTGTCATAGACAAGTTGAAATAGATAGTAATAACCCATATTATAAAGAATATTTTCCTAATAATACTAATAATAAAAATAAAATAACTGTTGATATGGTTGGAGGGACTGAATGTGCTAAATGTCATTACTAA